From one Paramormyrops kingsleyae isolate MSU_618 chromosome 1, PKINGS_0.4, whole genome shotgun sequence genomic stretch:
- the LOC111853412 gene encoding protein FAM3C-like, giving the protein MVKVKAILKLGLLISLLLVALFTFQRLTFTDLNLFVRSMSSQQPTAKPINLKCGLSRPCPAKHFAFKMNSGAASIVGPKICVEDNILMSGVKNNVGRGLNIALVNGSTGILIKTAYFDMWAGDIKLLIKFLKSIEQGTLVMMATFDDSSTKLNEEARKLIGDLGSSSISAVKFRDNWIFVGGKGIKRKSPFEQHIKNKADTNKYEGWPEVLEMEGCIPMKQS; this is encoded by the exons ATGGTCAAAGTGAAGG CGATCCTCAAACTGGGACTCCTGATATCCCTGCTATTAGTTGCTCTGTTCACCTTCCAAAGGCTTACCTTTACAGATTTAAACTTGTTTG TCAGGTCTATGTCATCACAGCAACCTA CTGCAAAACCCATCAATTTGAAATGTGGCCTGTCCAGGCCTTGTCCTGCAAAACACTTTGCCTTTAAGATGAACAGTGGAGCTGCCAGTATAGTGGGGCCTAAAATCTGTGTGGAGGACAACAT CCTCATGAGTGGCGTGAAGAACAATGTGGGACGAGGACTGAACATTGCCTTAGTGAACG GAAGTACTGGAATACTCATCAAGACGGCTTACTTCGATATGTGGGCGGGAG ACATCAAGCTCCTAATAAAGTTCCTGAAGAGCATTGAACAAGGGACACTAGTCATGATGGCTACGTTTGATGACTCTTCTACAAA ACTCAATGAGGAAGCAAGGAAGCTGATCGGTGATTTGGGGAGCTCGAGTATTAGTGCTGTAAAATTCAGGGATAACTGGATCTTTGTGGGAGGTAAAGGGATCAAAAGGAAGAGTCCCTTTGAGCAG CACATAAAGAACAAGGCAGATACCAACAAATATGAGGGCTGGCCTGAAGTTCTGGAGATGGAGGGCTGCATCCCAATGAAACAAAGCTAG